A DNA window from Methylobacterium sp. NMS14P contains the following coding sequences:
- a CDS encoding phosphatase PAP2 family protein, whose translation MKHLVAIGGRKRFTATLAVLLSLALPAAAGTLHSTYIDPAAMTLQRVLPPPPEAGTEAAKVDMQAVETAVRARTPDDERRITANLPCTLDRFTGVLGPTFTTETMPDTAALIEHVFQDGELAVLAAKAAIARPRPYTVKPDLATFGHRSDSTSYPSGHATFGYLAATVLSRLVPRKRQALFAFAASYGENRMIAGTHFPSDLEAGKIAAPAIAEVLFRDPRFKRDLDRATAEIAAQGVSGR comes from the coding sequence GTGAAACATCTGGTGGCCATTGGGGGGCGTAAGCGGTTCACCGCGACGCTGGCCGTGCTCCTGTCCCTCGCCCTGCCCGCCGCCGCCGGGACGCTGCACAGCACCTACATCGACCCGGCGGCGATGACGCTCCAGCGCGTCCTGCCGCCCCCGCCTGAGGCCGGCACGGAAGCGGCCAAGGTGGACATGCAGGCCGTGGAAACTGCCGTCCGCGCTCGTACGCCCGACGACGAGCGCCGCATCACCGCGAACCTGCCGTGCACCCTCGACCGCTTCACCGGGGTTCTCGGACCGACCTTCACCACGGAGACGATGCCGGACACCGCGGCGCTTATCGAGCATGTGTTCCAAGACGGCGAACTCGCCGTGCTGGCGGCCAAGGCCGCCATCGCCCGGCCGCGGCCCTACACGGTGAAGCCGGACCTCGCCACGTTCGGGCATCGCTCCGACAGCACGTCCTACCCGAGCGGCCACGCCACGTTCGGGTATCTCGCGGCCACAGTGCTGTCGCGCCTCGTGCCCAGGAAACGTCAGGCGCTGTTCGCGTTCGCGGCCTCCTACGGGGAGAACCGGATGATTGCCGGCACCCATTTCCCATCCGACCTCGAAGCCGGGAAGATCGCTGCGCCCGCCATCGCGGAGGTGCTGTTCCGCGACCCTCGCTTCAAACGGGATCTCGACCGGGCGACCGCGGAAATCGCGGCCCAGGGAGTCTCCGGTCGTTAA